One Geoalkalibacter sp. genomic window carries:
- the rplV gene encoding 50S ribosomal protein L22: MEASAKLRYARLSAQKTRLVVDLIRGRNVQDAFNVLKFSPQKAAGIVSQVVASAVANAEQKGVSDVDRLFVKQIFVDQGPVLKRFLPRAMGRASRIRKPTSHITVVLGLK; the protein is encoded by the coding sequence ATGGAAGCCAGTGCAAAATTGAGATATGCACGCCTGTCCGCGCAAAAAACACGTCTGGTGGTCGATTTGATCCGCGGGCGTAACGTGCAGGACGCGTTCAACGTGTTGAAATTCAGCCCGCAAAAAGCTGCCGGCATCGTTTCGCAGGTGGTGGCCTCGGCCGTCGCCAATGCCGAGCAGAAGGGGGTCTCCGATGTGGATCGACTGTTCGTCAAGCAGATTTTCGTCGATCAGGGACCAGTGCTGAAGCGGTTTTTGCCGCGCGCCATGGGTCGAGCCAGCCGCATCCGTAAACCAACCAGCCACATCACGGTCGTTCTCGGCCTCAAATAA
- the rpsS gene encoding 30S ribosomal protein S19, translating to MARSIKKGPYVQDSLLRKVDLEGGSTRKSVIKTWSRRSTVIPEFVGHTFAVHNGKKFIPVFITENMVGHKLGEFAPTRTYFGHGADKKSKGKKK from the coding sequence GTGGCAAGATCAATCAAAAAAGGTCCGTACGTTCAGGATAGCCTCCTGCGCAAGGTCGATCTCGAAGGCGGCAGCACCCGCAAATCCGTGATCAAGACCTGGTCGCGGCGTTCCACCGTCATTCCGGAGTTTGTCGGGCATACTTTCGCCGTGCACAACGGCAAGAAATTCATTCCGGTTTTCATCACTGAAAACATGGTCGGCCACAAACTGGGTGAATTCGCTCCGACGCGCACCTATTTCGGGCATGGCGCCGACAAGAAAAGCAAAGGCAAGAAAAAGTAG
- the rplB gene encoding 50S ribosomal protein L2, producing MGIKKFKPTSPGRRHMSSSNFEEITKATPEKSLVAPLKKTGGRNSYGRITKRHTGGGHKRKYRIIDFQRDKKEIPAKVAAIEYDPNRSARIALLQYADGEKRYILAPVGINVGDQVIASDQADIKPGNAMAIRSIPLGTWVHNVELRVGKGGQLARSAGTYAMLAAKEGKYAQLRLPSGEVRLVLQDCCATIGQVGNAEHENVKIGKAGRNRWLGKRPQSRGVAMNPVDHPHGGGEGKSSGGRHPVTPWGVPTKGYKTRVNKRTDRFIVRKRK from the coding sequence GACCCCTGAAAAGTCGCTGGTCGCGCCGCTTAAAAAAACCGGTGGTCGCAACAGCTATGGCCGAATCACCAAACGCCATACCGGCGGGGGCCACAAGCGAAAATATCGCATCATCGACTTCCAGCGGGATAAAAAAGAGATTCCGGCCAAGGTTGCGGCCATCGAATATGATCCGAATCGCTCCGCGCGTATCGCTCTGCTTCAATATGCCGACGGCGAAAAACGCTACATTTTGGCACCGGTCGGCATCAATGTCGGCGACCAGGTGATCGCCAGCGACCAGGCCGATATCAAGCCCGGCAACGCCATGGCGATTCGCTCCATTCCCCTGGGCACCTGGGTGCACAATGTGGAACTGCGCGTCGGCAAGGGTGGACAGCTTGCACGTAGCGCCGGCACCTATGCGATGCTGGCCGCCAAGGAGGGCAAATACGCTCAGCTGCGACTTCCCTCCGGCGAAGTGCGTCTTGTTCTTCAGGATTGTTGCGCCACCATCGGTCAGGTCGGCAACGCCGAACACGAGAATGTCAAGATCGGCAAGGCCGGGCGCAATCGCTGGCTGGGCAAGCGTCCCCAGTCCCGCGGCGTCGCCATGAACCCTGTCGATCATCCCCATGGCGGTGGCGAGGGTAAGAGCTCCGGCGGTCGTCATCCGGTGACTCCTTGGGGTGTGCCCACCAAGGGGTACAAGACTCGGGTGAACAAGCGTACCGACCGGTTTATCGTGCGCAAGCGCAAATAA